One Dioscorea cayenensis subsp. rotundata cultivar TDr96_F1 chromosome 19, TDr96_F1_v2_PseudoChromosome.rev07_lg8_w22 25.fasta, whole genome shotgun sequence genomic window, CAGATAAAAATCAGGCAGATTTGGCATCAAAATTGAAAAGGAAGATCAAAAGATAGAAATCTAAGGCAAACCTTGACTTCAGATTTCTTCACAGTTTTGATCATGAACCGATCATCCTGGGTTAGATAGAAGAAGCTGCCACTTTTTCCGGGCGAAGAGAATTCTCTAAGAGCATCATTCCCACAAATGGCCATCATATAATCCGCAGGATCCACAGAAAACAACTTCCTCAAGTGCCTGTCAAAAAAACCATTAACCGCaacaaaaatcatgacaaactTTCAAAACAAACGTAAACAATTAGAAAAAGCAACGGCTGAATCCAATTGAATGTGATCAAGGAGAAATCAATACCTGAAGACCATAGGGGCAGTAATCCTTCCACCTGAACTCGCTCGTAGGGTGAGGAGGAGTGATCTTGGACCCCTCGGGAGGGAATCTCGTCCAGAACTTCTCCTTCGGGTCGAAATCGCCTGCCACGAGTTCCCTCATCTCGGTTGACGCTGGCTTCCCCACCGAATACCTAATAACAGTACCAAACAACACAACAATTAACAACGAAAAGAAGAACCCTAGACACCACCAAAAACCCAAACAAACACCTGATGCCCAGTTGCAGGTTAAGCATCAGATCGTAGTTCTTGTGCCCTTTGGATATCGTCTGGCCGGGTTTCTTCGCCTCCCCGGCGTGAGACAACACGGACTCCTCCGATTACACGCCGATCCCCGATAAAATGATGTCCCATCACGGTACAACATCGAGGCCTCAAGCGTATCGATGATGTCGCAAGTGATGTCTCCGGCTTCCCCATCCGATTCCCAGATGCAGATCCGAGGAAAACCCTTCTCCGCCGCGACGCCGCTCCCTCTCCCAAGCACCACCCCATCCACTGAGGATCTCTTTCGAGGCTGCGGCAGCGACGACGGGTAGAAGGTGCCGTTCAAGCTCCTGGGGTCTTTCCCCCAGGTACCGACGTAGCAGCTGCCATCCGGCCAGGTGAAAACCCCGCTTCCCTTGGGCACGCCATTCTCCCAGTGCCCATCGTACCGATTTCCATTGGCCCAGATGAGAATCCCGCGGCCGGAGATCACCCCATTCTTCCATTCCCCAATGTACTCGTTCCCGTTCTTCCACACATACCTCCCTTGCCCTTCCTGCACGTTACGTCTCCACGATCCCTCGTAGTAATCTCCATTAGCGTAGCACTTGCGGCCGAAGCCATGCTTCCGATCAGCAACCCAAGACCCACGGTACGTACAACCATCAGGACCAGTAAAGGTCCCGATCCCCTCCATCCTCCCCGACCGGAACTCACCCTCAAAGGTCGCCCCCGAAGGCCATGAAAACTTCCCTTCCCCGCAGCCTTCCCACGCCTCCACTCCCCTTCGTACATGCACCCGTCCGTCCACAGATACTTCCCAACACCGTGTGGCGTGTTCCCCCACGAATCCACCACGATACACGTCCCCGTTCAGCAAGACCTTCTCCACGATCGAACTGTTCGTCGTCGGCGTAACTCGCCGGCTCTGCGATCGTCCCCGTGgtttctcctccttctcttcaaACTGCTCCTCTTGGGTTTCCAGCCGCCGCATTATCCCTACTACACTCTCAAACCACCATTAGATCTCCACTTCTCACCTTCCTTCTCTCAATCTCGTCAATGGCGTTTAGGAGAAGATAgagaagacgatgaagacgatgatgatgatggaggagAAGCGATCGAGATGCTTGAGAGGTTCAAATGGAGCTGATGAAAAGAAGAGCgagaaaggaaaagagaaaaagagatagagagagaaagaagccgGCTTTGGtttgctttgctttgttttgctttGCCCCCTTGGCCTGGGGAACGTTGCAGAGGGATAGACAGTCTAATACCGAAACTACCCCCTTTCTAACTTTCATAATTACGGTTATACCCTTGACGGAGATGTTTAACAGAGGAGCGTGAGTTTGCCGGGAAATTGAAACGGAGCTGCAGTGAAATGACCTCTATGACCCCTATAACATAGGTAAGGTCTAGTCACCGATCATCGTACGGCTGAGTGTGTGGCGTGAAGTGAACGGAGGGACGGATTTGGATTTCAATTGGCGGGGAATGGATCTGGTGATACGTATGGTATGAACTCTGAAGGCGATTGTGATTTACGTGTTGTGTTACCGTTGGATGAGCTGCTGAGCTGGCGTACCTTGATAGGCTGATGCTTGTCTTGcgtataaataaattatttatttatttatttattttggtttgggAATTAGCATGGTTGTAATTATTACATggattgagtttttatttatttaattatttgttagatatttattttcagattatatgtatatatatttatttatttatttatggaattCATGAAAGTGTTGTGAGATTTacttttgggatttttttaattaaaaaggaaaacgAAAACAAAGACATGCACTCAATCATCTGATTCTTTTGTTTGGCTTAATATTTTGGAGGCTGTTTAATTGCTAATAATAATGATTACAAATGCAAGTCAATGTTTgagaagaaatatttgtatatttttaattaatttttaatatatactttGGATGGTTATCTAATTAAGTGATCAAACAGTAATTCACATGTTGATTATATTAGT contains:
- the LOC120283357 gene encoding LOW QUALITY PROTEIN: phosphatidylinositol 4-phosphate 5-kinase 2-like (The sequence of the model RefSeq protein was modified relative to this genomic sequence to represent the inferred CDS: inserted 2 bases in 2 codons; deleted 4 bases in 4 codons); this encodes MRRLETQEEQFEEKEEKPRGRSQSRRVTPTTNSSIVEKVLLNGDVYRGGFVGNTPHGVGKYLWTDGCMYEGEWRRGKAXGEGKFSWPSGATFEGEFRSGRMEGIGTFTGPDGCTYRGSWVADRKHGFGRKCYANGDYYEGSWRRNVQEGQGRYVWKNGNEYIGEWKNGVISGRGILIWANGNRYDGHWENGVPKGSGVFTWPDGSCYVGTWGKDPRSLNGTFYPSSLPQPRKRSSVDGVVLGRGSGVAAEKGFPRICIWESDGEAGDITCDIIDTLEASMLYRDGTSFYRGSACNRRSPXLSHAGEAKKPGQTISKGHKNYDLMLNLQLGIRYSVGKPASTEMRELVAGDFDPKEKFWTRFPPEGSKITPPHPTSEFRWKDYCPMVFRHLRKLFSVDPADYMMAICGNDALREFSSPGKSGSFFYLTQDDRFMIKTVKKSEVKVLIRMLPSYYQHVCQYENTLVTKFYGVHCVKPIGGQKVRFIVMGNLFCSEYRIHRRFDLKGSSHGRTTDKAEEEIDETTTLKDLDLNFVFRLHKYWFEELLRQIDRDCEFLEAERIMDYSLLVGVHFRDDASASKMGLSRFNVSPKSSGKTNSLLDGDMVEFCLSESEQDWPNGRNTLIRLGANMPATAEHIPRRSESEPLSPTRVVGQRRNGEVYEVILYFGIIDILQDYDISKKLEHAYKSLQVDPASISAVDPKLYSKRFREFLSRIFMEDE